The Bacillus sp. Y1 genome has a window encoding:
- a CDS encoding isochorismatase family cysteine hydrolase: MGIFENTSQKALLIIDMINNFDFSNGEVLAKKTLPIAKNIQKLKEQFTKEKLPIIYINDHYNLWQADVTRIINHCENSLSQEIIKIIKPKPDDLFLIKPKHSAFFGTALNTLLYQLNVRSLVITGIAGNICVLFTANDAYMREYSIHVPHNAIASADDQDNEYSLKMIKNVLKGKIDPI; this comes from the coding sequence ATGGGCATATTTGAAAATACGAGTCAAAAAGCTCTTTTAATTATTGATATGATAAATAACTTTGACTTCAGCAATGGTGAAGTGCTAGCAAAGAAAACTTTACCCATCGCTAAAAACATTCAAAAACTAAAGGAACAGTTTACTAAAGAAAAGCTGCCCATTATTTATATAAATGACCATTATAATCTTTGGCAAGCAGATGTTACACGTATCATTAATCATTGTGAAAACTCCTTAAGCCAAGAAATTATTAAAATTATCAAACCGAAGCCAGATGACCTTTTTCTGATTAAACCGAAGCACTCCGCTTTTTTTGGTACCGCTCTAAACACTCTACTCTATCAGCTGAATGTACGTTCTCTTGTCATCACGGGTATTGCCGGAAACATATGTGTACTTTTTACTGCAAATGATGCATATATGAGGGAATATTCCATACATGTTCCTCACAATGCAATAGCTTCTGCTGATGACCAAGACAATGAGTACTCATTAAAAATGATCAAAAATGTTTTAAAAGGCAAGATTGATCCTATTTAA